From Solea senegalensis isolate Sse05_10M linkage group LG19, IFAPA_SoseM_1, whole genome shotgun sequence, the proteins below share one genomic window:
- the LOC122784948 gene encoding tripartite motif-containing protein 16-like, which produces MAGVQLHRENISCSICLELLKDPVTLTCGHSFCMNCMKDHWDSEEQRKSYSCPQCRKIFTPRPELLKNVMLADLVEELKKTGLQAAPAHHCYAGTEDVVCDFCTGRKRKALKSCLFCLISYCEEHLQPHHQLPAFKKHKLVEPSKNLQENICPRHDEVMKMFCRTDQQCICYLCSVDEHKDHDTVTAAAERTHKQRELDLSREEVQQRLQDRDRDVKVLQQERKTLTLSADKAVKDTDESFTEMMRLLQRRSSEVKQQIRSKLETEVSRVRDVEEKLQQEITDLKKREAELKQLSLTHDHNQFLLNYCSLSALSPSAHSSTINVRPLRHFEDVTAAVAKVRSQLQDILTETWTNISLAVAEVDVLLTEPMTRAKSFRYSKEIKLDLNTVNTHLLLSEGNRKVTFMKKAQSYPRHTDRFTGYPQVLSKESLTGRYYWEVEWTGRGVCVAVTYKNISRSGRSHECGLGLNDKSWALVCDQNSCQFVHNSIWTDVSDVKVSRVGVYLDHRAGLLSFYRVSDTMTLLHTVQTTFTQTLYAGVWLCYSSPGDTAEFCKLK; this is translated from the coding sequence ATGGCAGGAGTtcagctgcacagagaaaacaTCTCTTGTTCCATCTGTTTGGAACTTCTGAAGGATCCGGTGACTCTTACCTGTGGACACAGCTTCTGTATGAACTGTATGAAAGACCACTGGGactcagaggagcagaggaagagctacagctgccctcagtgtAGAAAGATCTTCACACCGAGGCCTGAactgttaaaaaatgtcatgttagcagatttagtggaggagctgaagaagactgGACTCCAGGCTGCTCCTGCTCATCACTGCTATGCTGGAACTGAAGATGTGGTCTGTGATTTCTGCACTGGCAGGAAACGTAAAGCTCTCAAgtcgtgtttgttttgtttgatctcttactgtgaggaacatctccagcctcatcATCAATTACCTGCAtttaagaaacacaagctggtggAGCCGTCCAAGAACCTCCAAGAGAACATCTGCCCTCGTCACGAtgaggtgatgaagatgttctGCCGCACTGATCAGCAGTGCATCTGTTATCTCTGCTCAGTGGACGAACATAAAGACCACGACACggtcacagctgcagcagagaggacgcacaagcagagagagctggatcTGAGTCGAGAAgaagtccagcagagactccaggacagagacagagacgtgaaggtgcttcaacaggagaggaagactctcactctctctgctgataaagcagtgaaggacacagacgagagcttcactgagatgatgcgtctcctgcagaggagaagctctgaagtgaagcagcagatcagatccaaGCTGGAAACTGAGGTGAGTCGAGTCAGAGACGTCgaggagaagcttcagcaggagatcactgacttgaagaagagagaagctgaactgaagcagctctcactcacacacgaccacaaccagtttctcctcaactaCTGCTCACTGTCAGCACTCAGTCCATCGGCACACTCGTCCACCATCAACGTCCGTCctctgagacactttgaggaTGTGACTGCGGCTGTGGCAAAGGTCAGAAGTCAACTGCAGGACATCCTGACCGAGACGTGGACAAACATCTCACTGGCTGTGGCTGAAGTAGATGTTTTACTGACAGAACCAATGACCAGAGCTAAATCCTTCAGATATTCAAAGGAAATCAAACTGGATctaaacacagtaaacacacatctgttattatctgagggaaacagaaaagtgacatttatgaAGAAAGCTCAGTCTTATCCTcgtcacacagacagattcactGGTTATCCACAGGTCCTGAGTAAAGAGAGTCTGACTGGACGTTAttactgggaggtggagtggaCAGGAAGAGGAGTTTGTGTGGCAGTGACGTACAAGAACATCAGCAGATCAGGGAGATCACATGAATGTGGACTTGGATTAAATGACAAATCTTGGGCTTTAGTTTGTGACCAAAACAGTTGTCAGTTTGTTCACAACAGTATCTGGACTGACGTCTCAGATGTTAAAGTCTCCAGAGTGGGAGTTTACCTGGACCACAGAGcaggtcttctgtccttctacagagtctctgacaccatgactcTGCTTCACACAGTCCAGACCACGTTCACTCAGACTCTCTATGCTGGAGTCTGGCTTTGTTATTCTTCACCTGGAGACACAGCAGAGTTCTGTAAACTCAAATAG